A region from the Cellvibrio sp. PSBB006 genome encodes:
- a CDS encoding macro domain-containing protein: protein MLEFVKGDFFDFDADIRVNTVNCVGVMGAGVALAFKNKYPEMFKEYVRQCKEKEIAPGKPTVWKQEDMFSKGMEIINFPTKNHWRNPSKYEYIEEGLIWLYNYLNNKEGLTITLPALGCGHGGLDWERVKRLILKHLEKTSNNILVFEPDASKKAGRNLSNTPDKISELENLGVYPVRKNEKHYPVGLMRYTEKDLWVLGDLVTEFDIAIISSTKPSEEEKSVVSEIINYCEANNYSVLFGGSAFDKRMATLALKKGLETGVFLPSGIYNSAEKMRKKGESGRISILSVGDPFTAFDKREYMPSVLSRIFICKSVFFTTNRLKWIEKQRNIILKNKIHSYFVKYEELQDDDYLAAISIHSEPVKLVGHDFSAKIRP from the coding sequence ATGCTAGAGTTTGTTAAAGGGGATTTTTTTGATTTTGATGCCGATATTCGAGTCAACACGGTTAACTGCGTAGGTGTCATGGGCGCAGGTGTAGCACTGGCTTTTAAGAACAAATACCCTGAGATGTTCAAAGAATATGTGCGGCAATGTAAGGAAAAAGAAATAGCCCCTGGAAAGCCTACTGTTTGGAAACAAGAAGATATGTTTTCGAAAGGGATGGAAATTATAAACTTCCCTACAAAAAATCATTGGAGAAACCCTTCTAAGTATGAGTATATCGAAGAGGGACTTATCTGGCTTTATAATTACCTAAACAATAAAGAGGGATTGACGATAACATTGCCTGCTCTTGGCTGTGGACACGGAGGACTGGATTGGGAAAGAGTTAAGCGGCTTATCCTGAAACATCTTGAAAAAACGTCAAACAATATTCTTGTATTTGAACCTGATGCTTCTAAGAAGGCTGGAAGAAATCTGTCAAACACTCCTGACAAGATATCTGAACTTGAGAATCTGGGTGTATATCCTGTAAGGAAAAATGAAAAGCATTATCCGGTTGGATTAATGCGCTATACAGAAAAAGATCTTTGGGTGTTAGGGGATTTAGTTACAGAGTTTGATATTGCAATAATCTCTAGCACAAAGCCTAGCGAGGAAGAAAAGTCTGTAGTCAGTGAGATAATAAACTATTGCGAGGCTAATAATTATAGTGTTTTGTTTGGTGGCTCTGCATTTGATAAGCGAATGGCTACACTAGCTCTGAAAAAGGGACTTGAAACAGGGGTTTTCTTGCCGAGCGGTATTTATAATTCTGCCGAGAAAATGCGGAAGAAAGGGGAAAGTGGGCGCATATCAATTCTTTCCGTAGGTGACCCTTTCACAGCATTCGATAAAAGAGAATATATGCCATCTGTTCTCAGTCGTATATTTATCTGTAAATCGGTTTTCTTTACAACCAACAGGCTTAAATGGATTGAAAAGCAAAGAAATATCATTTTAAAAAATAAGATACATTCATATTTCGTTAAGTATGAAGAACTTCAGGACGATGACTATTTGGCAGCAATCAGTATACATTCTGAGCCGGTGAAGCTGGTCGGTCATGATTTCTCAGCAAAGATCAGGCCCTAA
- a CDS encoding transposase encodes MPNFKKYNYSQSAMVVIDFEEQLQPGTFEFTLHKLIDNHINLSVFHEKYSNDGGGRSAYDPAILLKIILYAYAKGITSSREIQWQCEHNIIFKALSCDTVPHFTSIASFVSNYPDAIESVFEQVLLVCDQQGLLGNELFAIDGCKMSSNAAKEHSGTLEELAQKREKINRKIRTCLKEHKKLDGRKPNEKARKQQLEKAADTLQKEFERINQFLKTATPRTGQGKKPKEVKSNITDNESAKMTTSKGTIQGYNGVAAVDKKHQIIVDAYAFNEGQEHHTLKPATTRKAMKCDSRMRSSSKTAGINYSLKAS; translated from the coding sequence ATGCCAAACTTCAAAAAATACAACTACAGCCAAAGCGCGATGGTGGTGATTGATTTTGAAGAGCAACTGCAGCCTGGCACCTTTGAATTTACCCTTCACAAGTTAATCGATAACCATATCAACCTGTCGGTTTTCCACGAAAAATACTCAAACGACGGCGGTGGCCGTTCAGCTTATGATCCCGCGATTCTACTAAAGATCATTCTGTACGCCTATGCCAAAGGCATCACCTCAAGCCGCGAGATCCAGTGGCAATGTGAGCACAACATCATCTTCAAAGCGCTGTCCTGCGATACCGTGCCGCACTTCACCAGTATCGCCAGCTTTGTCAGCAACTATCCGGATGCGATTGAATCCGTCTTTGAGCAGGTATTGTTGGTGTGTGATCAACAGGGCTTGTTAGGCAATGAGTTATTCGCCATTGATGGTTGCAAGATGTCTTCCAATGCAGCCAAAGAACATTCCGGTACCCTGGAAGAGCTGGCTCAAAAGCGAGAGAAGATCAATCGTAAAATCCGCACCTGTCTTAAAGAACATAAGAAGCTGGATGGTCGAAAACCCAACGAGAAAGCCCGCAAGCAACAACTGGAAAAAGCTGCTGATACCCTTCAGAAAGAATTTGAAAGGATCAATCAATTCCTAAAGACAGCAACCCCACGGACGGGGCAAGGGAAAAAGCCGAAAGAAGTAAAGAGTAATATCACCGACAACGAGTCGGCCAAGATGACCACCAGTAAAGGCACCATCCAGGGTTACAACGGCGTAGCAGCTGTCGATAAGAAGCACCAGATTATTGTGGATGCCTACGCCTTCAATGAAGGTCAGGAACACCATACGCTGAAGCCTGCTACTACCCGCAAGGCAATGAAATGTGACTCAAGAATGAGATCATCGAGCAAAACGGCAGGCATAAACTATTCTTTGAAGGCAAGCTGA
- a CDS encoding transposase — protein MKHECMCNPDSANTRKGHGRQVSITYTNGRTATDWMKRRVDSRYGKVIYGHRMSTVEPVFANIGTNKGLNRFTLRGKSKVQGQWRLYCVIHNIEKLMNYGAIA, from the coding sequence ATCAAACACGAATGTATGTGCAACCCGGACTCAGCGAATACGCGTAAAGGTCATGGTCGGCAAGTCTCCATCACCTACACCAATGGTCGAACCGCGACGGACTGGATGAAACGGCGAGTCGATAGCCGTTATGGCAAGGTGATCTACGGACATCGCATGTCTACGGTCGAGCCTGTCTTTGCTAATATTGGTACTAACAAGGGGCTTAATCGATTTACCTTGCGCGGAAAGTCCAAAGTACAGGGGCAATGGCGACTCTATTGTGTGATACATAATATCGAAAAGCTGATGAATTACGGTGCGATAGCGTGA
- a CDS encoding IS3 family transposase, whose translation MRFAFIREHASRCRVKHLCRMLSVSRSRYYEWLGQQQDKPDPEQQRFETCMRALFVESNSSMGSRRMARRLQAQGFAAGRYRVRRLMKKLGLVVKQKRKFRITTNSNHKLPVAENILDRQFNPVTPNQAWAADITYIWTAEGWLYLAVVIDLYSRRVVGWCMDKRQTKSLVIRALMMAVNMRKPSAGLIHHSDRGSQYASLKYQTSLKQHGIVCSMSRKGNCWDNAVVERFFSSLKREWIRDNLYRHREDAIRDVRAYIVTWYNSRRPHSTLGYKSPIEFEKCA comes from the coding sequence GTGAGATTTGCGTTTATCCGAGAGCATGCTTCGCGCTGCCGGGTAAAACACTTGTGTCGCATGCTAAGTGTCAGTCGCAGTCGTTATTACGAGTGGCTGGGACAGCAACAGGATAAGCCTGATCCGGAACAGCAGAGGTTTGAAACCTGCATGCGCGCATTGTTTGTTGAATCCAACAGCAGCATGGGCAGCAGACGCATGGCGCGGCGATTACAGGCACAAGGTTTTGCGGCGGGGCGGTATCGGGTACGACGACTGATGAAAAAGCTGGGGCTGGTAGTTAAACAGAAGCGTAAGTTTCGTATTACCACCAACAGCAACCATAAATTGCCGGTAGCGGAGAATATACTTGATCGGCAGTTCAATCCGGTTACACCGAATCAAGCCTGGGCTGCAGACATTACTTATATTTGGACAGCAGAAGGATGGCTGTACCTGGCGGTGGTGATTGACCTGTATTCGCGGCGGGTTGTTGGCTGGTGCATGGATAAACGGCAAACGAAATCGCTGGTGATTCGCGCATTGATGATGGCGGTGAATATGCGCAAGCCATCGGCGGGACTCATTCACCATTCGGATCGTGGTTCGCAATATGCGAGCCTGAAGTATCAGACTTCATTGAAGCAGCACGGTATTGTGTGTTCCATGAGCCGCAAGGGAAATTGTTGGGACAATGCTGTTGTGGAGCGCTTCTTTAGCAGCCTGAAACGGGAGTGGATCAGGGATAATTTGTATCGCCATCGAGAAGATGCAATTCGGGATGTGCGAGCTTATATTGTGACCTGGTATAACTCGCGAAGACCACATTCAACTCTGGGCTACAAAAGCCCGATTGAATTTGAAAAGTGTGCTTAA